The following are encoded in a window of Rhizobium sp. WYJ-E13 genomic DNA:
- a CDS encoding LysR family transcriptional regulator, with translation MIDKLEFFIALANEKHFGRAAEECGVSQPTLSAAIRQLEDQLGVMLVQRGSRFQGLTPEGQRVLEWARRIVGDTRTMREEMRAARKGLSGHLRLASIPTALAMLSRITTPFQERHPDVTFSIVSRNSLQVLSMLENLEIDAGITYLENEPLGRVTSVPLYAERYNLITAAGSPLSDRESVTWREVGDLRLCLLTADMQNRRIINRHLTEAGATVHPTLESNSMIVLFSHVRTGRWASIMPRNVAKSFGFPVEIRMIPIVEPEAHHLVGLVAPYREPFTPLVSALLHEARTLVEDAEL, from the coding sequence ATGATCGACAAGCTGGAATTCTTCATTGCGCTCGCCAACGAAAAACATTTCGGCCGTGCGGCAGAGGAATGTGGCGTCTCCCAACCAACGCTTTCGGCCGCCATTCGCCAGCTCGAGGATCAACTCGGCGTCATGCTGGTGCAGCGCGGCTCTCGCTTTCAAGGATTGACGCCGGAAGGGCAGCGCGTGCTCGAATGGGCGCGGCGTATCGTCGGCGACACACGCACCATGCGCGAGGAAATGCGCGCCGCCCGCAAAGGTCTCTCGGGCCATCTGCGTCTGGCTTCCATTCCGACCGCGCTCGCCATGTTGTCGCGAATCACAACGCCCTTCCAGGAGCGGCATCCCGACGTCACCTTCTCCATCGTCTCGCGCAATTCGCTGCAGGTGCTGAGCATGCTCGAAAACCTCGAGATCGATGCCGGCATCACCTATCTGGAAAACGAGCCGCTTGGGCGCGTCACCTCGGTCCCGCTTTATGCGGAGCGCTACAATCTGATCACCGCCGCCGGCAGCCCGCTCTCGGATCGCGAGAGTGTGACATGGCGTGAGGTAGGCGATCTTCGGCTTTGCCTATTGACGGCCGACATGCAGAATCGGCGTATCATCAACCGACATTTGACCGAAGCCGGTGCGACAGTGCATCCGACGCTTGAATCCAACTCGATGATTGTGCTTTTTTCGCATGTACGGACCGGCCGCTGGGCGAGCATCATGCCACGTAACGTCGCGAAATCATTTGGCTTTCCTGTGGAGATCCGAATGATCCCAATCGTCGAGCCGGAGGCGCACCATCTCGTTGGCCTGGTTGCTCCCTATCGTGAACCCTTTACGCCGCTTGTCTCCGCTTTGTTGCATGAAGCAAGAACACTCGTTGAAGACGCAGAACTTTGA
- a CDS encoding helix-turn-helix transcriptional regulator, translating to MPLPKPKPGMTGQDLQKLANKAHEASDLLKALAHQTRLLILCILSEGEKTVGEIEDILGIQQAMVSQQLARLRLEGLVNTRREGRLVYYSTGNESVLAFLESLFSLFPVAEKS from the coding sequence ATGCCATTGCCTAAACCGAAGCCGGGCATGACTGGCCAGGACTTGCAGAAGCTTGCTAACAAAGCCCACGAGGCGAGTGATCTCCTGAAGGCGCTAGCCCATCAGACCCGGTTGCTCATCCTTTGCATCCTGTCGGAAGGGGAAAAGACGGTCGGCGAAATCGAGGATATCCTGGGTATACAGCAGGCTATGGTGTCCCAGCAGCTTGCCCGGTTGAGGCTCGAAGGTCTCGTCAATACGCGGCGCGAAGGACGGCTCGTCTATTACAGCACAGGTAACGAAAGCGTTCTGGCTTTCCTCGAATCACTTTTCAGTCTCTTTCCTGTTGCCGAGAAAAGTTAG
- a CDS encoding SDR family NAD(P)-dependent oxidoreductase — MFHPKLFENRNVVVTGGGRGIGLEIARQFLDCGARVLVHIGRDGERELPDFLLTAESERRALLLPADFLHPRGAAKFAEEALEFFDALHVLVNNAGTMHGRFLAGELTDAEYETIVRLNQTSVVELTRALLPALRAAQGAAIVNTVSISALTGGSPGSAIYSASKAFVATYSKALARELAPDGIRVNCVSPGTIDTDFHARYSSREKLEQTRKSIPLQRLGTAEDCAPAYLFLAAPSLSGYITGQVLEINGGQLIC, encoded by the coding sequence GTGTTTCATCCCAAACTGTTCGAGAACCGCAATGTCGTCGTCACGGGGGGCGGCCGCGGTATCGGCCTGGAAATTGCCCGACAGTTTCTGGATTGCGGGGCGCGCGTACTCGTTCATATCGGGCGTGATGGGGAGCGCGAACTGCCGGATTTTCTGCTGACAGCCGAATCGGAGCGGCGGGCGCTGCTGCTGCCGGCAGATTTCCTGCATCCGCGCGGGGCGGCAAAGTTTGCGGAGGAGGCGCTTGAATTCTTCGATGCGCTGCATGTGCTGGTCAACAATGCCGGTACCATGCATGGCCGCTTTCTGGCCGGAGAGCTCACCGATGCCGAGTACGAGACCATCGTGCGCCTCAACCAGACGTCGGTGGTGGAGTTGACGCGCGCTCTGCTTCCGGCGCTGCGGGCGGCGCAAGGTGCTGCCATCGTCAACACGGTTTCGATTTCGGCGCTGACCGGCGGAAGCCCTGGTTCGGCGATCTACTCCGCATCGAAGGCTTTCGTTGCGACCTATTCGAAGGCGCTTGCCCGGGAGCTCGCGCCTGACGGTATAAGGGTCAATTGCGTCTCGCCCGGAACGATCGATACCGATTTCCATGCACGCTATTCATCTCGCGAAAAACTGGAGCAGACTCGTAAGTCTATCCCGCTGCAGCGGCTTGGAACAGCGGAGGATTGCGCGCCTGCCTATCTCTTCCTGGCGGCCCCTTCACTCTCCGGCTACATCACAGGTCAAGTCCTGGAGATCAACGGTGGTCAGCTTATTTGCTGA
- the soxR gene encoding redox-sensitive transcriptional activator SoxR yields MQQNSTFSLSKLLTVGEVAERSGLAVSALHFYETKGLISSIRTRGNQRRYGRDVLRRLGIIKVAQRVGIPLAEIQTAFETLPQSRTPTVEDWQRLSALWKDDLDARIKRLSLLRDHLTSCIGCGCLSIDACPLRNPFDVLGRQGAGARLLDPGA; encoded by the coding sequence ATGCAGCAGAATTCGACATTCTCGTTGAGCAAGCTCCTGACGGTGGGCGAGGTGGCAGAGCGAAGCGGGCTTGCTGTTTCTGCCCTTCATTTCTATGAGACGAAGGGGCTGATCTCCAGCATCCGCACCCGCGGCAACCAGCGCCGCTACGGCCGCGACGTACTACGGCGTCTCGGCATCATCAAGGTGGCGCAACGCGTCGGCATCCCGCTTGCCGAAATCCAGACTGCGTTCGAAACCCTGCCGCAGAGCCGTACGCCGACAGTCGAGGATTGGCAGAGGCTGTCGGCGCTCTGGAAAGATGATCTCGATGCCCGCATCAAGCGGCTGAGCCTGCTGCGCGACCATCTGACGAGCTGTATTGGCTGTGGCTGCCTCTCCATCGACGCCTGTCCATTGCGCAATCCCTTCGACGTTCTCGGCAGGCAAGGCGCCGGTGCGCGGCTTCTGGACCCGGGTGCTTAG
- a CDS encoding NADPH-dependent FMN reductase, which yields MQKPMRLAVIYGSTREGRICDRVVKWLERELARFPQFKIDIIDPLAFSLPREHAPHHPEARRLTDRLHQADGFILVTPEYNHSFTASLKFLIDLFIEPWHGKPIAFVCYGGVSAGLRAVEQLRLVFAELHAVTICDAVSFNSPWRRFDNEGWLQDPQDALRRLSRMMAQLQWWTEALITARSDTPYAGVAA from the coding sequence ATGCAGAAACCCATGAGGCTTGCCGTCATCTATGGCAGCACGCGTGAGGGCCGCATCTGCGACAGGGTGGTGAAATGGCTCGAAAGAGAGCTGGCCCGCTTTCCGCAATTCAAGATCGACATCATCGATCCGCTGGCATTTTCGTTGCCGCGAGAGCATGCGCCGCATCATCCGGAGGCAAGACGGCTCACGGACAGGCTTCACCAGGCCGATGGCTTCATCCTCGTCACCCCGGAATATAACCACAGTTTCACCGCCTCACTGAAGTTCCTCATCGATCTCTTCATCGAGCCCTGGCACGGCAAGCCGATTGCCTTTGTCTGCTATGGCGGTGTCTCCGCCGGATTACGGGCAGTTGAACAGCTCCGCCTCGTCTTCGCCGAACTCCATGCCGTCACGATCTGCGACGCCGTGAGCTTCAACTCCCCCTGGCGTCGTTTCGACAATGAAGGCTGGCTGCAGGATCCGCAGGATGCGTTGCGCCGGCTCTCGCGAATGATGGCCCAGTTGCAATGGTGGACTGAAGCGCTGATCACCGCCCGCAGCGACACTCCTTATGCCGGTGTAGCCGCCTGA